The Kordia sp. SMS9 genome window below encodes:
- the prmC gene encoding peptide chain release factor N(5)-glutamine methyltransferase, with protein MLLKDIQDIFHKELDDIYGKNEVDSFFFMLTEAYVGLERFALVLTPDFVITKAQETPLFEALSELKLEKPIQHILGKAHFYGLDFFVNEHTLIPRPETEELVALILLNIKKLFKDKPLRILDIGTGSGCIAIALQKNLPNADVYALDISEDALKVAQKNAERNDVSVEFMQADVLSLKDLNVFEEDELLFDLIVSNPPYVRNLEKAEMQKNVLEYEPDSALFVADDNPLVFYDQIANLAKAYLQPNGSLYFEINQYLGQEMVEMLKEKQFHNIELRKDIFGVDRMVLATI; from the coding sequence TTGCTACTAAAAGACATACAAGACATATTTCACAAAGAATTGGACGACATTTACGGAAAGAATGAAGTGGATAGCTTCTTTTTTATGCTGACAGAAGCGTATGTTGGTTTGGAGCGATTTGCGTTGGTGTTAACGCCTGATTTTGTCATTACCAAAGCGCAAGAAACGCCGCTATTTGAAGCGTTGAGCGAATTGAAACTTGAAAAACCGATTCAGCATATTTTAGGAAAAGCGCACTTTTATGGTTTGGATTTTTTTGTCAATGAACACACCTTAATTCCACGACCAGAAACGGAAGAATTGGTGGCTTTGATTTTACTCAATATAAAAAAACTTTTTAAAGATAAACCGCTTCGAATTTTAGATATTGGTACAGGAAGTGGCTGTATTGCCATTGCTTTGCAGAAAAATTTACCCAACGCCGACGTATACGCGCTCGATATTTCAGAAGATGCGTTGAAAGTGGCACAAAAAAACGCAGAACGTAATGATGTTTCTGTCGAATTCATGCAGGCAGATGTATTGTCTTTGAAAGACTTGAACGTGTTTGAAGAAGACGAATTGTTGTTTGATCTTATTGTATCGAATCCGCCGTATGTGCGGAATTTGGAAAAAGCTGAAATGCAGAAAAATGTGTTGGAATACGAACCAGATTCCGCGTTGTTTGTAGCAGATGACAATCCGTTGGTTTTTTATGATCAAATTGCCAATCTCGCGAAAGCATACTTGCAACCAAACGGAAGCTTGTATTTTGAAATCAATCAATATTTAGGACAGGAAATGGTGGAAATGCTCAAGGAAAAGCAATTTCATAATATAGAGTTGCGAAAAGATATTTTTGGTGTGGATCGGATGGTCTTGGCAACGATATAG
- a CDS encoding TonB-dependent receptor plug domain-containing protein: MKLTNNIYVIFMVLLLTTCSFGQNRISSTDKESLIAVLENVKKEFQVEFNYSQEQLKEVSVTTPDFSTSLSKILLQLERETKFTFQKIDSRFIIVKLKKGVIVCGFLKNNDTNAPIEAATVQGITNATTSDENGFFRLQISSPKEIITIRHISYKTVQRISENFTEKGCGSVYLIQQTESLSSVIISNYIASGISKLSNGSFTLNFKNFDMLPGMIENDVLQAVQAFPGIQSTNETVSNLNIRGGTHDQNLIKWDGIKMYQSGHFFGLISMYNPQITQNVQLLKNGTDTSETDGVSGTIAMETAKNISTTFKGSVGVNFTDANIFFDTPLGKKSSIQIAARKSINDLIETPAYNAYFEQIEQDTEVQENQENIINSDKSFDFFDTSFRWLYNIDDRNELRLNGIFVSNTLRFTETLSTDTVEDSRESNLQQNSFAAGLYFKNNWRDKLFTTLEIYETDYKLKAINANVLDAQRFLQENKVSETSAKLKLNYLYNDNFTITAGYHFVETEVTNLDDIDIPLIRLLISEVLRTHAFFTGINYSSNDKNTQISLGGRYNYLDKFQKHIIEPRFSLSHTFLNDFIVEAQAEFKHQNTSQIINFQNDFLGIEKRRWQLSNDNDIPVLTSRQMSVGLNYQKNNWLASAEAYFKEVDGITTQSQGFQNQYEFTKANGQYSVYGIDVLLRKRLDRLNMWLSYSYMNNEYTFNSLEANPFVSNYDITHAITSGITYSYNSLKLGLGLNWRTGKPMTMPVAGNETSNGEINYEKVNSSRLEEYLRLDFSAKYAYQLSEKMRLDFAFALWNVLNTNNQIEKYYRINPQDTVSDIRRFSLGMTPNFSCRLYFN, encoded by the coding sequence ATGAAGTTAACCAATAACATATATGTAATTTTCATGGTTTTGCTCCTTACTACTTGTAGTTTTGGACAAAATCGAATTTCAAGTACTGACAAAGAGTCTTTAATTGCAGTTTTAGAAAATGTGAAGAAAGAGTTTCAAGTCGAATTTAATTATTCACAAGAACAACTCAAAGAAGTAAGTGTAACGACGCCCGATTTTTCAACATCACTTTCCAAAATATTACTTCAGCTCGAAAGAGAAACAAAGTTTACATTTCAAAAAATTGACAGTCGGTTCATTATTGTAAAGTTAAAAAAAGGAGTAATCGTTTGTGGTTTTTTAAAAAATAATGACACAAATGCTCCTATTGAAGCAGCGACCGTTCAAGGCATAACAAACGCTACAACAAGTGATGAAAATGGTTTTTTTCGCTTGCAAATTTCTTCTCCAAAAGAAATCATCACCATACGTCACATATCTTATAAAACCGTGCAACGTATTAGTGAAAACTTTACCGAAAAAGGATGCGGAAGCGTATATCTTATACAACAAACCGAATCACTTTCAAGTGTCATTATCTCCAACTACATCGCATCAGGAATTAGCAAACTTAGCAATGGCTCATTCACTTTAAATTTTAAAAATTTTGACATGTTGCCAGGAATGATAGAAAATGATGTCTTGCAAGCTGTTCAGGCTTTCCCAGGTATTCAAAGCACCAATGAAACTGTTTCAAACCTAAATATACGTGGCGGCACTCACGATCAAAATCTAATCAAATGGGATGGTATTAAAATGTATCAATCAGGACATTTTTTTGGATTGATTTCGATGTACAATCCTCAAATTACCCAAAACGTTCAATTATTAAAAAATGGTACAGATACGAGCGAAACTGATGGTGTTTCAGGAACAATAGCTATGGAAACGGCTAAAAACATTTCAACAACTTTTAAAGGAAGTGTTGGAGTAAATTTTACCGATGCCAATATATTCTTTGACACACCACTTGGTAAAAAATCATCCATACAAATTGCGGCGAGGAAATCAATTAATGACCTGATAGAAACGCCTGCATATAATGCCTATTTTGAGCAAATAGAGCAGGATACAGAAGTTCAAGAGAATCAAGAAAATATTATCAATTCTGACAAAAGCTTTGATTTTTTTGACACTTCTTTTCGTTGGTTATATAACATAGACGATCGTAATGAATTGCGATTGAATGGAATTTTTGTGTCTAATACATTGCGTTTTACCGAAACATTGTCAACGGATACTGTAGAAGATTCCAGAGAAAGTAACTTACAACAAAATAGTTTTGCAGCAGGATTGTATTTTAAAAATAATTGGAGAGATAAATTGTTTACAACGCTTGAAATTTATGAAACAGACTATAAGTTAAAAGCCATCAATGCCAATGTTTTAGATGCGCAACGGTTTTTACAAGAAAATAAAGTTTCAGAAACCAGTGCAAAATTAAAATTGAATTATCTGTATAATGACAACTTTACCATTACTGCGGGATATCATTTTGTAGAAACCGAAGTAACTAATTTAGACGACATTGATATTCCTTTAATTCGTTTGTTAATTTCTGAAGTGTTACGCACGCATGCTTTCTTTACAGGAATTAACTACAGTTCAAATGACAAAAACACACAAATCAGTTTGGGAGGACGTTATAACTATCTTGATAAGTTTCAAAAACACATCATTGAACCTAGATTTAGTTTGAGTCATACGTTTTTGAATGATTTTATCGTTGAGGCACAAGCAGAATTTAAGCACCAAAACACGTCACAAATTATCAACTTTCAAAATGATTTTTTAGGAATTGAAAAAAGACGTTGGCAATTATCGAATGATAACGATATTCCTGTGCTTACCAGCAGGCAAATGTCTGTTGGACTCAATTATCAAAAAAACAATTGGTTGGCAAGTGCAGAAGCATATTTTAAAGAAGTTGACGGAATTACAACACAAAGTCAGGGTTTTCAAAATCAATATGAATTTACAAAAGCAAATGGGCAGTATAGCGTTTATGGAATTGATGTGCTGCTCAGAAAACGACTTGATCGTCTAAATATGTGGCTTAGTTATTCATATATGAACAATGAATATACATTCAATTCATTAGAAGCCAATCCGTTTGTGAGCAATTATGACATAACACATGCAATAACTTCGGGGATTACCTATTCTTACAATTCTTTAAAATTAGGTTTAGGATTAAATTGGAGAACAGGCAAACCTATGACAATGCCTGTTGCTGGTAATGAAACTTCCAATGGAGAAATCAACTATGAGAAAGTAAACTCTTCACGATTGGAAGAGTACCTTCGATTGGACTTTTCAGCTAAATATGCTTACCAATTATCAGAAAAGATGCGATTAGATTTTGCATTTGCCCTCTGGAATGTACTAAACACGAACAACCAAATAGAAAAATATTACCGAATTAATCCTCAAGATACTGTTTCTGATATACGGCGTTTTTCATTAGGTATGACACCTAATTTTTCATGTAGGTTATATTTTAATTAA
- a CDS encoding DUF6261 family protein produces MNNFPSPSLKNYRNSEFLQFMKDALKLLDSYDVFALELMNEQNHFETAIQALASVFETEQERPLTNELTLLDNQRDQLYVGIRHLLRGNKYHFDATKQAAAKRLHTHFQSYGKDVHRMAYQSQTALISNMMQEWHTEKDLQAAVASLQLSEWASRLQTVNTEFGKLFVARISEITANDAPTFTSLRIHAKTTYRMLVARILAFKTLDVHEDYAKLYAEIHELAREYNLVLKVRAKR; encoded by the coding sequence ATGAACAACTTTCCGTCACCTTCGTTAAAAAACTATCGCAATAGCGAGTTTTTGCAATTTATGAAAGATGCGTTGAAATTGCTTGATAGCTATGATGTATTTGCTTTAGAGTTGATGAACGAACAAAACCATTTTGAAACTGCGATTCAAGCCTTAGCGTCGGTTTTTGAAACTGAACAAGAACGACCTTTAACAAATGAATTGACATTACTCGACAACCAACGCGATCAATTGTATGTGGGAATTCGTCATTTATTAAGAGGAAATAAGTATCATTTTGACGCAACCAAACAAGCGGCAGCTAAGCGTTTACATACACATTTTCAAAGTTATGGAAAGGATGTACACCGCATGGCATATCAATCCCAAACGGCACTGATTTCCAATATGATGCAAGAATGGCATACCGAAAAAGATTTACAAGCAGCTGTTGCATCGCTACAATTGTCAGAGTGGGCTAGTAGGCTCCAAACTGTCAATACAGAATTTGGCAAATTGTTTGTAGCAAGAATCTCAGAAATCACTGCTAATGATGCACCTACTTTCACCAGTCTACGCATTCATGCAAAAACTACCTATCGTATGTTGGTAGCGCGTATTTTAGCTTTTAAAACCTTAGATGTTCATGAAGATTATGCAAAATTGTATGCTGAAATTCATGAGTTGGCACGGGAATATAATTTGGTGTTGAAAGTGCGTGCGAAGCGTTGA
- a CDS encoding glycoside hydrolase family 2 protein produces the protein MNKLLPLLAVLILISCAKTEVPTVANIHQNWEFKATTDSTWNSASVPGNVYSDLLNHTKIQDPFFGANELSVQWVPTKNWDYQTTFELDAKTLQKSNIELTFEGLDTYAQIYLNDSLLGKTNNAFRTWTFDIKNLAKASNSLQIHFQKTSIQEEKETAKLDYILPPGARVFTRKAQFQYGWDWGPIVNTSGIWKPIKITSWNNMKLDDVYFKQESLTDSLASLSVEYTISSDEDVNDASFEIKYGETTHTAKTPIYKGTHTYATRFQIKNPKRWWTYNLGEPHLYEFDVTLKQGNDIKGQETAKVGLRTIQLIRDKDKAGETFYFKLNGVPVFMKGANYIPQHSMQDKVTDAHYEKLLNDVVGANMNMLRVWGGGIYENDIFYKLCDEKGILVWQDFMFACAMYPGDAAFLESVQQEAIDQVKRLRNYASIALWCGNNENNEAWHRWGWQTDKTEAQKKEIWDSYVTVFNRILPETVAKYNPSISYWESSPSYGRGDARFQFEGDAHDWGVWHDAFPFERFEEKVPRFMSEFGFQSFPSYEAIRYFTGEDSISINHDSYSTHQKHPRGFKLIREYMERDYPVPTSGDDYVYTSQLTQAKGMTMGMEAQRRAMPYCMGSLYWQLNDCWPVVSWSSIDFMGNWKALHYKTKKSFEDVLISSVVENDTIHTYIVSDKLEALEGELNLSFLDFEGSKIHEIKKNIKVPANTSLLVAETPVSDINANPSDYVMKAVFDSAQTANASNSTSASSSTSTSLFYVARPKELNLPEETISTKVTKTEVGFTIEVSAKTLQKDVFFHTKAKGHFSDNFFDVLPNQTVTITFTTEAEHIDDLAFKTLNGIQQPIVK, from the coding sequence ATGAACAAACTTTTACCGCTCTTAGCAGTCCTCATATTAATTAGTTGTGCAAAAACGGAAGTGCCAACGGTTGCAAACATTCACCAAAACTGGGAATTCAAAGCAACGACAGATTCAACATGGAATTCGGCAAGTGTCCCAGGCAATGTATATTCAGACTTATTAAATCATACAAAAATCCAAGATCCGTTTTTTGGCGCAAACGAACTCAGCGTTCAATGGGTTCCTACGAAAAATTGGGACTATCAAACCACATTCGAGCTTGACGCAAAAACGTTGCAAAAATCGAATATCGAACTGACTTTTGAAGGTTTGGACACCTACGCACAAATTTACCTCAACGATTCATTACTCGGAAAAACCAACAATGCGTTCCGTACATGGACTTTCGACATTAAAAATCTAGCGAAAGCGAGCAATTCCTTACAGATTCACTTTCAAAAAACGAGCATTCAAGAAGAAAAAGAAACGGCGAAATTAGATTACATATTGCCGCCTGGCGCACGTGTATTTACACGAAAAGCACAATTTCAATACGGTTGGGATTGGGGACCGATTGTAAATACTTCGGGAATTTGGAAACCGATCAAAATTACGTCGTGGAACAATATGAAGTTGGACGATGTGTATTTTAAACAAGAATCACTAACGGATTCACTGGCTTCATTGAGTGTAGAATATACGATTTCCTCTGATGAAGATGTAAATGATGCTTCTTTCGAGATAAAATACGGCGAAACAACACATACAGCCAAAACACCTATTTACAAAGGCACACATACATACGCAACACGATTTCAAATTAAAAACCCAAAACGTTGGTGGACGTATAATTTGGGCGAACCACATTTATATGAGTTTGACGTCACACTAAAGCAAGGAAACGACATCAAAGGACAAGAAACGGCAAAAGTTGGTTTGCGAACCATTCAATTAATTCGAGATAAAGACAAAGCAGGAGAAACCTTTTATTTTAAACTCAATGGCGTTCCGGTGTTTATGAAAGGTGCCAATTACATTCCGCAACACAGCATGCAAGACAAAGTGACGGATGCACATTATGAAAAATTATTAAATGATGTTGTCGGTGCCAATATGAATATGTTGCGCGTTTGGGGCGGCGGAATTTATGAAAATGATATCTTTTACAAATTATGTGATGAAAAAGGAATACTAGTCTGGCAAGATTTTATGTTCGCTTGCGCGATGTATCCCGGAGATGCAGCATTTTTAGAAAGTGTACAGCAAGAAGCGATTGATCAAGTAAAGCGATTGCGAAACTATGCTTCTATTGCACTTTGGTGTGGAAACAATGAAAACAATGAAGCGTGGCATCGTTGGGGTTGGCAAACTGATAAAACAGAAGCTCAGAAAAAAGAAATCTGGGATAGTTATGTGACAGTCTTTAATCGAATTCTTCCAGAAACGGTTGCCAAATACAATCCGTCTATTTCCTATTGGGAAAGTTCCCCAAGTTACGGACGCGGCGATGCACGTTTTCAATTTGAAGGCGATGCGCACGATTGGGGCGTTTGGCACGATGCATTTCCGTTTGAACGTTTTGAAGAAAAAGTACCGCGTTTTATGAGCGAATTCGGGTTTCAGTCGTTTCCTTCGTATGAAGCCATTCGGTATTTTACGGGAGAAGATAGTATTAGCATCAATCACGACAGTTATAGTACGCATCAAAAGCATCCGCGCGGTTTCAAACTGATTCGTGAATATATGGAACGCGATTATCCGGTACCAACTTCGGGTGACGATTATGTATATACGAGTCAATTAACGCAAGCCAAAGGTATGACAATGGGCATGGAAGCACAACGCCGTGCCATGCCGTATTGTATGGGAAGTTTGTATTGGCAATTAAACGATTGTTGGCCCGTAGTTTCATGGTCGAGCATAGATTTTATGGGGAATTGGAAAGCGCTGCATTACAAAACAAAAAAGTCTTTTGAAGACGTGTTGATTTCTTCTGTGGTGGAAAATGATACCATTCACACGTATATTGTTTCTGATAAATTAGAAGCCTTGGAAGGTGAATTAAACCTTAGTTTTTTAGATTTTGAAGGATCAAAAATTCATGAAATAAAGAAAAACATAAAAGTCCCTGCAAACACAAGTCTATTAGTTGCGGAAACGCCTGTTTCAGACATCAATGCCAATCCAAGCGATTATGTAATGAAAGCAGTCTTCGACTCCGCTCAGACTGCGAATGCTTCAAATTCAACTTCAGCTTCGAGTTCAACCTCAACTTCCCTATTCTACGTGGCACGTCCAAAAGAATTGAACTTACCTGAAGAAACTATTTCGACGAAAGTCACCAAAACCGAAGTTGGATTCACCATTGAAGTTTCTGCCAAGACGTTACAAAAAGATGTATTCTTTCATACCAAAGCTAAAGGACATTTTTCAGATAATTTCTTTGATGTATTGCCAAATCAAACAGTTACCATTACGTTTACCACAGAAGCTGAGCATATTGATGATTTAGCATTTAAGACCTTGAATGGAATTCAACAACCTATTGTAAAATAA
- a CDS encoding copper homeostasis protein CutC — protein MLLEICANSYQSSINASTAGAQRIELCSELAVGGITPSYGLLKKVMHDVKIPVQVLIRPRSGNFTYSDAEFNIMKANIILCKELGCSGIVSGVLHKDFTIDLERTQELVELAKPMSFTFHRAFDWTPNPTEAIVQLADLGVARVLTSGQAENAEKGIELLQTLQKIVPNRLIILPGGGINPENVQLFIDAGFQEIHSSATSFQQTINTPNISMNSEKFISDTHIPISNTEKIKQILARIHTKL, from the coding sequence ATGCTTCTAGAAATCTGCGCAAATTCGTATCAATCTTCCATAAATGCATCAACAGCTGGTGCACAGCGTATCGAATTGTGTTCGGAATTGGCAGTTGGCGGCATCACACCTTCGTACGGATTGCTCAAAAAAGTAATGCACGATGTCAAAATTCCTGTGCAAGTGCTAATTCGTCCGAGAAGTGGCAATTTTACCTATTCAGATGCAGAATTCAACATCATGAAAGCGAATATTATTCTATGTAAAGAATTGGGCTGTAGCGGAATTGTTTCTGGAGTGCTGCACAAAGATTTCACTATAGATTTAGAACGAACCCAAGAACTCGTAGAACTCGCCAAACCAATGTCATTCACGTTTCACCGCGCGTTTGATTGGACACCAAATCCGACAGAAGCCATTGTACAATTAGCAGATTTGGGCGTAGCTCGTGTGTTGACTTCAGGACAAGCAGAAAATGCAGAAAAAGGCATCGAGTTGCTTCAAACATTGCAAAAAATAGTTCCAAATCGTTTGATTATACTGCCTGGCGGCGGAATCAATCCAGAAAATGTGCAACTCTTCATTGATGCTGGATTTCAAGAAATTCACAGTTCGGCTACGAGTTTTCAGCAAACCATCAACACACCAAACATCAGCATGAATAGTGAGAAATTTATAAGCGATACACACATCCCAATTTCCAACACCGAAAAAATAAAACAAATCCTAGCACGCATTCACACCAAATTATGA
- a CDS encoding TIGR00730 family Rossman fold protein, with protein MKSIAIYCGSSLGNDPKIVADAAELGKKLAEENITVIYGGARIGIMGTVANTALKHEGKVIGVIPEFLKRKEVVHTELTELHTTETMVERKMKMIDMAEGFIALPGGFGTLEELFEVITALQLAQMEHPVAILNSNGYYDQLIAMMQTMMQKELLKPKNFDMLIIETDIQILLERMRNFVPKTTPKWLKTN; from the coding sequence ATGAAAAGCATCGCCATTTATTGTGGAAGTAGTTTAGGAAACGATCCGAAAATCGTTGCAGACGCTGCCGAATTGGGAAAGAAATTAGCCGAAGAAAATATTACTGTTATTTATGGTGGCGCCAGAATTGGAATTATGGGAACGGTTGCCAATACTGCTTTGAAACATGAAGGAAAAGTGATTGGTGTGATTCCTGAATTTTTGAAACGCAAAGAAGTTGTTCATACTGAACTCACGGAATTGCACACCACAGAGACCATGGTAGAACGCAAAATGAAAATGATTGATATGGCAGAAGGATTCATTGCATTGCCTGGTGGATTTGGAACACTAGAAGAGCTTTTTGAAGTCATCACCGCTTTGCAATTGGCTCAAATGGAACATCCTGTGGCAATTTTAAATAGCAATGGATATTATGACCAACTTATCGCGATGATGCAAACTATGATGCAGAAAGAATTGTTGAAACCTAAGAATTTTGACATGTTGATCATTGAAACAGACATTCAAATCTTGTTAGAACGCATGCGTAATTTTGTTCCAAAAACAACACCAAAATGGTTGAAAACCAATTAA
- a CDS encoding RNA polymerase sigma factor produces the protein MKKELETTVCEERIFESLYRKLSKSIHDFLYYKYGSTCNPNDTTQEAFLKLWNNCNTVSPAKAKSFLFTVANNMVLNQLKHEKVKLNYQKANTKTHTHESPEFIMQEAEFLQKYNAILEDMKEEYRVAFLLSKAENKKQKEIAAMLGVTVKVVEYRVHRAFMILKEQLEGFNLK, from the coding sequence GTGAAAAAAGAACTAGAAACAACGGTTTGTGAAGAACGTATTTTTGAAAGCCTCTATCGAAAGCTTTCCAAAAGTATACACGATTTTTTATACTATAAGTATGGAAGTACGTGCAATCCGAATGATACTACGCAAGAAGCTTTTTTAAAACTTTGGAACAATTGTAATACAGTTTCGCCCGCAAAAGCTAAATCTTTTCTGTTTACAGTAGCAAATAATATGGTATTGAATCAATTGAAACATGAAAAGGTAAAACTCAATTATCAAAAAGCGAATACCAAAACGCATACCCACGAAAGTCCAGAGTTTATTATGCAAGAAGCAGAGTTTTTACAAAAATACAATGCTATTTTAGAGGATATGAAAGAGGAATACCGTGTCGCTTTTTTATTAAGTAAGGCAGAAAACAAAAAACAAAAAGAAATTGCAGCCATGCTAGGAGTTACTGTAAAAGTAGTAGAATATAGAGTTCACAGAGCTTTTATGATACTAAAAGAACAATTAGAAGGATTTAATTTAAAATAA
- a CDS encoding FecR family protein → MDNDNLIQKWLNGELSESELKDFEQSADFEYYQSIIKNAQRFKASNFHTVDDYETFKAKKLVAQSQKRGFSKVWMPLMKIAAVFVVFVGFYLFFLNDSLTTITTTASEKTNIVLPDASEIVLNAESSITYDKKNWSNERMIQLNGEAFFKVAKGETFDVIAEKDTVRVVGTQFNVKKRTNYFEVTCYEGVVKVLAGTRQRILKQGDQFVILNNELTERKLNNTKPYWTQNLSSFSAVPIQEVFDEIARQFDVNISTENINNDQRFTGGFQHDDLQKALRSVTEPMNLRFEMSAKKSVIVYEVNQ, encoded by the coding sequence ATGGACAATGATAATTTGATACAAAAATGGCTGAATGGCGAGCTTTCAGAATCTGAATTGAAGGATTTTGAACAAAGTGCTGATTTTGAATATTATCAGTCCATCATCAAAAATGCGCAACGATTTAAAGCGTCAAACTTTCACACGGTTGATGATTATGAAACGTTTAAAGCGAAAAAATTAGTTGCGCAATCGCAAAAAAGAGGTTTTTCAAAAGTATGGATGCCATTGATGAAAATTGCAGCTGTATTTGTGGTTTTTGTGGGATTCTATCTTTTCTTTTTGAATGATTCCTTAACGACTATCACCACCACGGCGAGCGAAAAAACGAACATTGTATTACCGGATGCTTCCGAAATTGTGCTCAACGCTGAATCGTCAATTACGTATGATAAAAAGAATTGGAGCAATGAGCGAATGATACAACTAAATGGAGAAGCTTTTTTTAAAGTTGCCAAAGGAGAAACATTTGATGTGATTGCTGAAAAAGACACAGTTCGTGTTGTAGGAACGCAATTCAATGTAAAAAAACGAACGAACTATTTTGAGGTAACATGTTATGAAGGTGTTGTTAAAGTTTTAGCAGGAACGCGTCAACGTATTTTGAAACAAGGCGATCAATTTGTGATCTTAAATAATGAATTGACAGAACGAAAACTGAACAATACAAAACCGTATTGGACGCAAAATCTAAGTTCATTTTCGGCAGTTCCGATCCAAGAAGTGTTTGACGAGATAGCGCGTCAATTTGATGTAAACATTTCCACAGAAAACATTAACAATGATCAACGCTTTACAGGAGGTTTTCAGCATGATGATCTGCAAAAAGCCTTGCGATCAGTTACCGAACCTATGAATTTACGCTTTGAAATGAGTGCCAAAAAAAGTGTAATCGTATATGAAGTTAACCAATAA